Within the Solibacillus silvestris genome, the region CTCGGTGTGTAACCATTGAACGGTCCAGGATTCGGAGTAATGTCCCTTTACCTAGTTGACCAAATTCATTTTTATCACCCGATGTATCGTTCGCCGGGGAAGCATCCAATGCAAAAAACAGATCAGGCTTAATCATATTCGATGAAACCGCTGCTCCACGTAAACCGACCTCTTCCATAACATTTGCTCCGGAATAAATATGGCTCTTCACTTCCTGACCATGAATCTCTTTTAAAAGTTCAATCGCTAATCCACAGCCGTAACGGTTATCCCAAGCTTTCGCCATAATTTTTTTCGGGTTGGCCATCGGTGTGAAAGGACATACCGGAATAATGGATTGACCTGGTCGTACACCTAAATTCAACGCATCTTCTTTTGAATCCGCTCCGATATCGATCAGCATATTTTTTATATCCATCGGTTTAGAACGTTCCGCATCTGTCAGTAAGTGTGGCGGAATTGACGCAATAACACCCGGAATTTCACGATCTTTCGTATAAACTGTAACGCGTTGTGCCAGCATTACCTGGTTCCACCAGCCGCCAAGTGTTTGGAAACGGATCATGCCGTTTTCAGTAATGGAAGTAACCATAAACGCGACTTCATCCATATGGCCAGCGACTAAAATTTTTGGCGCTTGTTCATCTTTAGCTTTACGCACGCCGAATACGCCGCCTAAATTATCCTGAATAACTTCATCAGAATATTTCGCTAATTCCGAGCGCATGAAATTTCGGACTGCACGTTCATTCCCTGGTGCACCAGGCAATTCTGTTAATGTTTTAAAAAGAGCAAGTGTATCTTGATTCATTCTGCAACACCTCTAAATGTAGATTTACCTTCATTATACCACAAATTGCAAGCAATATTTCGACTTTCGAACCTTCTATTATTTTTA harbors:
- a CDS encoding peptidase M28, translated to MNQDTLALFKTLTELPGAPGNERAVRNFMRSELAKYSDEVIQDNLGGVFGVRKAKDEQAPKILVAGHMDEVAFMVTSITENGMIRFQTLGGWWNQVMLAQRVTVYTKDREIPGVIASIPPHLLTDAERSKPMDIKNMLIDIGADSKEDALNLGVRPGQSIIPVCPFTPMANPKKIMAKAWDNRYGCGLAIELLKEIHGQEVKSHIYSGANVMEEVGLRGAAVSSNMIKPDLFFALDASPANDTSGDKNEFGQLGKGTLLRILDRSMVTHRGMREFVLDTAESNNIPYQYFVSQGGTDAGRVHTQNDGIPSAVIGVCSRYIHTSASIIHVDDYAAAKELLVKLIQSADRSTIESIRANV